In one Candidatus Binatus sp. genomic region, the following are encoded:
- a CDS encoding S1/P1 nuclease produces the protein MTAGTMGATIEGWAYLMNLMEPFSQSSHSAPLCIANLVLAVLLCPVSASAWGVDGHKIVAIIAADNLTPAAASHVADILGASANKRAIATAMEAASIRPDFEFRDEDPLTKPWHFIDICLQDRRADVPARCPGGNCVTGKIDEYSKRLKEAKYDRWGAAGDLAFLIHFVGDIHQPLHAANDEDRGGNCITVKPNTRAKDLHEIWDTTVVRGLEDSIDSGRPQTTAHKLERKYAPEKEADSWIPAGDIAWESNQLARSDIYAALHIPIEPCQPTANVCRNPLGHAVELDSSYMYRADAVAGHQLAKAGFRLASLLNETWTQPAAPNDAPRGSKANSAPAQVVSSKTVAVGDQIVFVGNRRSKIYAWPGCGSYDRMAPENRVVFASREAAEQAGYRAARNCP, from the coding sequence ATGACCGCTGGTACTATGGGGGCCACAATCGAGGGCTGGGCCTATCTGATGAATTTGATGGAACCGTTTTCGCAATCCTCGCATTCAGCGCCGCTGTGCATTGCCAATCTCGTATTGGCGGTCCTGCTCTGCCCTGTATCGGCGTCGGCTTGGGGAGTTGACGGGCACAAAATCGTCGCAATCATTGCGGCGGACAACCTCACGCCGGCGGCCGCGAGTCATGTGGCAGACATCCTGGGCGCGTCAGCCAACAAAAGAGCAATTGCAACTGCGATGGAGGCGGCTTCGATCCGTCCGGATTTCGAGTTCCGCGATGAAGATCCTTTGACGAAGCCATGGCACTTCATCGACATTTGCCTGCAAGACCGGCGAGCGGACGTTCCTGCACGATGCCCCGGCGGAAACTGCGTGACAGGGAAAATCGACGAATATTCGAAGCGCTTGAAAGAGGCGAAGTACGACCGCTGGGGCGCTGCCGGCGATCTCGCGTTCCTGATCCACTTTGTCGGCGACATCCATCAACCGCTGCACGCCGCGAACGACGAGGACCGCGGCGGCAATTGCATAACGGTCAAACCGAATACTCGAGCAAAAGATCTTCACGAGATCTGGGACACCACCGTCGTGCGCGGTCTCGAAGACAGCATCGATTCCGGAAGGCCCCAGACGACGGCCCACAAGTTGGAACGAAAATATGCGCCTGAGAAAGAGGCCGATTCATGGATTCCTGCCGGCGACATTGCGTGGGAATCGAATCAACTGGCGCGTTCCGACATTTACGCCGCGCTCCACATCCCCATCGAACCCTGCCAACCCACAGCCAATGTCTGCCGCAATCCTCTCGGACACGCCGTCGAACTGGACTCTTCTTACATGTACCGCGCTGACGCGGTCGCGGGTCATCAGCTTGCGAAGGCGGGATTCAGGCTGGCCAGCCTCTTGAATGAGACCTGGACACAGCCCGCTGCTCCGAACGATGCGCCGCGTGGATCGAAAGCGAATTCCGCCCCGGCTCAGGTTGTTTCATCGAAGACCGTTGCCGTTGGGGACCAAATCGTTTTCGTTGGCAATCGCCGAAGCAAGATTTACGCGTGGCCCGGATGCGGAAGCTACGACAGGATGGCGCCCGAGAATCGAGTCGTGTTCGCGAGCCGCGAAGCGGCGGAACAGGCGGGGTATCGTGCGGCTCGGAATTGTCCCTGA
- a CDS encoding AAA family ATPase, translated as MGAAPQQASPDQRVAEFRKIFSRAESEVARVIVGHREVVRKMLTALFCGGHILIEGVPGLGKTLMVKAASETLGLSFKRIQFTPDLMPSDIIGTQVLTEADGHREFQFKPGPIFAHMVLGDEINRATPKTQSAVLEAMEEHQVTVFGTTYVLDPPYIVLATENPIELEGTYPLPEAQMDRFIFKVVMGSPKPDELREILSRTTGTAQNRIQPVFEPSRAPRAIEELKALVREVMVAEPLERFIIGVIGGCTPGGPGAIPEVSQYLRFGPSPRGAQALILCAKVNALLAGRVSVSYDDIDDAIVPCLRHRLLLNFQAEAESVSSESILEQVVKRLRKPRT; from the coding sequence ATGGGAGCGGCTCCTCAACAAGCTTCACCCGACCAGCGGGTCGCGGAATTCCGCAAGATTTTCTCGCGCGCCGAGAGCGAAGTCGCGCGCGTGATCGTCGGCCATCGTGAGGTCGTGCGAAAGATGCTGACCGCGCTGTTCTGCGGCGGCCATATTTTGATCGAAGGCGTGCCCGGACTGGGCAAGACGCTGATGGTCAAGGCGGCCAGCGAAACGCTCGGGCTCAGCTTCAAACGAATTCAGTTCACGCCCGACCTGATGCCCTCGGATATCATCGGCACGCAGGTGCTGACCGAGGCCGACGGTCATCGCGAGTTCCAGTTCAAGCCCGGCCCGATCTTCGCGCACATGGTGCTCGGCGACGAGATCAATCGCGCGACGCCCAAGACGCAATCGGCCGTGCTCGAGGCGATGGAAGAGCATCAGGTCACCGTCTTCGGCACCACCTACGTGCTCGATCCGCCGTATATCGTCCTCGCCACGGAAAATCCCATCGAGCTCGAAGGAACCTATCCGCTGCCCGAGGCGCAGATGGATCGGTTCATCTTCAAAGTCGTGATGGGATCGCCCAAGCCTGACGAATTGCGCGAAATCCTCAGCCGCACCACTGGCACGGCGCAAAATCGCATTCAGCCGGTGTTCGAACCTTCGCGCGCGCCGCGGGCGATCGAGGAACTCAAAGCTCTGGTTCGCGAGGTGATGGTGGCCGAACCGCTCGAGCGTTTCATCATCGGCGTGATCGGCGGATGCACTCCCGGCGGTCCCGGCGCCATTCCCGAGGTCTCCCAATACCTGCGTTTTGGGCCGAGCCCGCGCGGCGCGCAGGCGCTGATTTTGTGCGCCAAGGTTAACGCATTGCTCGCCGGCCGCGTGAGCGTGAGCTACGACGATATCGACGACGCGATCGTCCCGTGCCTGCGCCATCGCTTGCTGCTCAACTTCCAGGCCGAGGCCGAAAGTGTTTCTTCCGAATCGATCCTCGAGCAGGTGGTAAAGCGGCTCAGGAAGCCGCGCACGTAG
- a CDS encoding BatA and WFA domain-containing protein has translation MGFLYPGALVFFALVPALVLAYLAKERPARVTVSSVLAFRALRGFRRERFGGWPRLDWMFFAEVFILSLAVLAMAGPFIWKKTAPLAVVIDNSAAMQALTPAGKSRFEVAREKLDAALSAEDGGGEISVYVTAPQPRRVAPPFSTLTEARLALSRIKPTDAPNDQTTLENFLGNLASEARVSKVIFAGANALAAPVPARIHPIAVGDAVANAAIGSFSLRREVLGAEALHASLSIANFSPETRTLELVVSGDGREIAHAKEALGARETATLEFPAIPPARIYQAKLAPDDALALDNVAYATAGSVKNVSILFISPTPADAAGLNSIPGVEVTAQTPDSYSPGDLGNFDLAIFEYAAPKELPGVNTMLVMPPPGDPVFGLTVTPTAKVQIAGWRTTDTLTDSVNFRLLSLRGGEYFGTHPWMSQVVGGDGGAIVLKGERGAHRFVATGFNPFPYLGRRNLPMSVLTLNAISYLAGLGANSSGYRTGQPWLAPAGVERVILPSGSAAAANPGTLFTAVSEQGIYELVGPGGAKTPRAVNLADLTESDLSSSPQLKVEAASSGSAAAPVMEKSPLGDYLLAAIIALTALEALLVYRRRRIAEAAAP, from the coding sequence ATGGGATTCCTTTATCCAGGCGCGCTCGTATTTTTCGCCCTGGTGCCGGCGCTGGTGCTGGCATACCTGGCCAAGGAGCGGCCGGCGCGGGTGACGGTGTCAAGCGTGCTGGCGTTTCGCGCGCTGCGCGGTTTTCGGCGCGAGCGTTTCGGCGGATGGCCGCGGCTGGATTGGATGTTCTTCGCCGAGGTCTTCATCCTGAGTCTCGCGGTGCTCGCGATGGCGGGTCCGTTCATCTGGAAGAAAACCGCTCCGCTGGCAGTCGTGATCGACAATTCCGCCGCGATGCAGGCGTTGACGCCCGCAGGTAAGAGCCGTTTCGAGGTTGCGCGCGAAAAGCTCGACGCCGCCTTGTCCGCCGAAGACGGCGGTGGCGAAATCTCAGTTTACGTCACCGCGCCGCAGCCGCGCCGCGTGGCGCCCCCGTTCAGTACCCTGACCGAGGCGCGCCTTGCGCTGTCGCGAATCAAGCCGACCGATGCGCCCAACGATCAAACGACACTCGAGAATTTCCTCGGCAACCTCGCCTCGGAAGCGCGCGTCAGCAAGGTGATTTTTGCCGGCGCCAACGCGCTCGCCGCGCCGGTCCCCGCGCGAATTCATCCGATCGCGGTGGGCGACGCGGTCGCCAACGCCGCGATCGGCTCGTTCTCGCTGCGGCGCGAAGTCCTTGGCGCGGAAGCTCTCCACGCGAGTCTCTCCATCGCCAACTTCAGCCCTGAAACCCGCACGCTCGAGCTCGTCGTGAGCGGAGACGGCAGGGAAATCGCCCACGCCAAGGAAGCTCTCGGCGCGCGTGAGACCGCTACGCTCGAGTTCCCCGCGATCCCGCCCGCGCGGATTTACCAGGCAAAACTCGCGCCCGACGACGCGCTCGCTCTCGACAACGTCGCTTACGCGACAGCCGGCTCCGTCAAGAACGTGTCGATTCTTTTCATCAGCCCGACTCCGGCCGACGCCGCGGGCCTGAACTCGATTCCCGGCGTCGAGGTCACCGCTCAAACCCCCGATTCCTACTCGCCCGGCGATCTCGGCAACTTCGATCTCGCCATCTTTGAATACGCCGCGCCCAAGGAACTCCCCGGCGTGAACACGATGCTCGTGATGCCGCCGCCGGGCGATCCCGTTTTCGGATTGACGGTGACGCCGACCGCGAAGGTCCAGATCGCCGGATGGCGCACGACCGACACGCTCACCGATTCGGTGAACTTCCGCCTGCTCAGTCTGCGCGGCGGCGAGTATTTCGGGACTCATCCATGGATGAGCCAGGTGGTCGGCGGCGACGGCGGCGCGATCGTGCTCAAGGGCGAGCGCGGAGCGCATCGTTTCGTCGCGACCGGCTTCAATCCGTTTCCGTATCTCGGGCGGCGCAACCTTCCCATGTCGGTGCTGACGCTCAACGCCATCAGTTATCTGGCCGGACTGGGTGCGAACAGCAGCGGCTACCGGACCGGACAGCCGTGGCTGGCGCCGGCGGGCGTCGAGCGCGTGATACTCCCGTCGGGAAGCGCGGCGGCAGCAAATCCCGGCACGCTTTTCACCGCGGTGTCGGAGCAGGGAATCTACGAACTCGTCGGTCCGGGCGGCGCGAAGACGCCGCGCGCTGTGAATCTTGCCGACTTGACCGAGTCGGATCTCTCCAGCTCGCCGCAGCTCAAAGTCGAAGCCGCAAGTTCG
- the ruvX gene encoding Holliday junction resolvase RuvX, producing the protein MPIAALDLGRRRIGVAVTDAASIGAHPVGIVERRALKHDLEAIAAMLRDRHVSTIVVGLPLNMDGSEGPVARSARRFAASLADALGVSVEMFDERLTSFEARERLADMPTRRGARKSGLDALAAVVILEGWMQAHPDRVPRGGGG; encoded by the coding sequence ATGCCAATCGCTGCGCTTGATCTCGGGCGGCGCCGAATCGGCGTCGCCGTCACCGACGCGGCCTCGATCGGCGCGCATCCGGTGGGTATCGTCGAGCGGCGCGCGCTCAAGCACGACCTCGAGGCGATCGCCGCGATGCTGCGCGACCGTCACGTAAGCACGATTGTCGTCGGCCTGCCGCTCAACATGGATGGCAGCGAAGGCCCCGTTGCCCGTTCGGCGCGGAGGTTCGCCGCGAGCCTGGCGGACGCCCTCGGTGTCAGCGTCGAGATGTTCGACGAGCGGCTGACGAGCTTCGAAGCGCGGGAGCGTCTGGCGGACATGCCGACCAGGAGGGGCGCGCGCAAGTCAGGGCTCGACGCGCTCGCTGCGGTGGTGATCCTCGAAGGCTGGATGCAAGCGCATCCGGACAGAGTCCCGCGCGGCGGCGGCGGCTGA
- a CDS encoding DUF58 domain-containing protein → MFGLPDEFTPGFLARLEKLRIRTRQRYAGLGRGMHLSPKRGSSLEFNDFRHYSPGDDFRYIDWGLYGRSDKLYIKLFQEEEDLLTYIFVDASASMAYPAGDRKFESAILTALALAYVALASGDRVMLRVLGGSGGKVNPSFVNGRHRIVELARRLHNLKPGGQFDFATSLATELLAIRRAGKVFIVSDFLMLLNSVTRGLGMFTAASMDLTAVQILGGRELNGQGLDGDVEVVDSESGERLRVSIGDRERTQYRETMLRLTREIKSFCLGRGLHYALYTTDHDFQNFFVRAVSDLGLAH, encoded by the coding sequence ATGTTCGGACTGCCGGACGAGTTCACGCCGGGTTTTCTTGCCCGGCTCGAAAAGCTCAGGATCAGAACCCGCCAGCGATACGCCGGGCTGGGCCGGGGGATGCATCTGTCGCCCAAGCGCGGCTCGTCGCTCGAGTTCAACGATTTTCGTCATTACTCGCCCGGCGACGACTTCCGTTACATCGATTGGGGGCTTTACGGCCGCAGCGACAAACTCTACATCAAGCTTTTCCAGGAAGAGGAAGACCTGCTCACGTACATCTTCGTCGATGCGAGCGCGTCGATGGCGTATCCGGCGGGCGACCGCAAGTTCGAGTCGGCGATCCTGACTGCGCTCGCACTTGCCTACGTCGCGCTGGCCAGCGGCGATCGGGTGATGCTGCGCGTGCTCGGCGGCAGCGGCGGGAAGGTGAATCCGTCGTTCGTCAACGGCCGCCATCGAATCGTCGAGCTCGCGCGCCGCCTTCACAATCTCAAGCCGGGCGGGCAGTTCGATTTCGCGACTTCGCTGGCGACCGAGCTGCTCGCGATTCGGCGCGCCGGCAAGGTGTTTATCGTTTCCGATTTCCTGATGCTGCTCAACTCGGTCACGCGCGGGCTGGGGATGTTCACCGCGGCCTCGATGGACCTGACGGCCGTGCAGATTCTCGGCGGGCGCGAGCTCAACGGCCAGGGCCTCGACGGCGACGTGGAGGTAGTCGATTCCGAGTCCGGCGAGCGGCTGCGCGTCTCGATCGGCGACCGCGAGCGCACGCAGTATCGCGAGACGATGCTGCGTCTCACGCGCGAAATAAAATCCTTCTGCCTCGGACGCGGGCTGCATTACGCGCTCTACACGACCGACCACGACTTCCAGAATTTCTTCGTCCGCGCGGTGAGCGACCTCGGCCTGGCGCACTGA
- the mltG gene encoding endolytic transglycosylase MltG, whose product MKLAASILAVAIVVGAAYAAFSYYWLSPTEKFAPPRELTIEKGESFRQIARALADAGVVRSALALRLYGQMSETARQVKPGDYAFNGGERIPDVMRHLVRGDFVVVTITIPEGMTVHQIAQRLAETGLVCEDEFEQAARDGAMVRALGLMPLGAEGYLFPATYRFSPHAKTNDVLSAMLARFYQVLTPAVEERMFEAGLDARRLVTMASIVEKEAKVPGERPLIAGVFYNRLRLKMPLQSDPTAEYALDGARASAASAVHTASAFNTYDFTGLPPGPIANPGLKSIEAALYPTHTEFLYFVAREGGTHVFSKSFEEHRRAIALERKPPAGKPAAIPVK is encoded by the coding sequence ATGAAGCTTGCGGCATCAATCCTCGCAGTCGCGATCGTCGTGGGCGCAGCGTACGCCGCGTTCTCATACTACTGGCTGAGTCCCACCGAAAAATTCGCGCCGCCGCGGGAACTCACGATTGAAAAGGGCGAGTCGTTTCGCCAAATCGCGCGGGCGCTGGCGGACGCCGGCGTGGTTCGAAGCGCGCTCGCGCTGCGATTATACGGCCAGATGAGCGAGACCGCGCGCCAAGTCAAGCCGGGCGACTATGCTTTCAACGGCGGCGAGCGGATTCCCGACGTGATGCGCCATCTGGTCAGGGGCGATTTCGTCGTCGTCACAATCACGATTCCCGAAGGCATGACGGTCCATCAGATCGCGCAGCGGTTGGCCGAGACCGGCCTGGTCTGCGAGGATGAATTCGAGCAGGCCGCGCGCGACGGCGCGATGGTGCGCGCGCTGGGGCTGATGCCGCTCGGCGCGGAAGGCTACCTGTTCCCGGCGACCTACAGATTTTCGCCGCACGCGAAGACCAACGACGTGCTCTCCGCGATGCTCGCGCGGTTCTACCAGGTCCTGACGCCTGCGGTGGAAGAGCGGATGTTCGAGGCCGGCCTGGATGCGCGCCGGCTGGTCACGATGGCCTCGATCGTCGAGAAGGAAGCGAAAGTGCCGGGCGAGCGGCCGCTGATCGCGGGCGTGTTCTACAATCGGCTGCGGCTCAAGATGCCGCTGCAATCCGACCCGACGGCGGAGTATGCGCTCGACGGAGCGAGGGCGTCGGCCGCAAGCGCGGTTCACACGGCGTCGGCCTTCAATACGTACGACTTCACCGGCTTGCCGCCCGGGCCAATCGCGAATCCCGGGCTGAAATCGATCGAAGCCGCGCTATATCCGACGCATACCGAATTTCTCTATTTTGTCGCCCGCGAAGGCGGCACTCATGTCTTTTCGAAATCGTTTGAGGAGCATCGGCGCGCGATCGCACTGGAACGGAAACCGCCGGCAGGTAAACCGGCCGCAATCCCGGTAAAATAA